The nucleotide sequence TGGTAATTGAACTGCAAAACAAGTTCCCTGACTTGCCACTTATTTGCGACCCTTCGCATATCACCGGCAAACGCGATATGATTTTTGATGTATCGCAAACGGCTCTCGACTTAAACTTCGATGGCTTGATGATTGAAACGCACTGTACCCCTGATGCTGCGTGGAGCGATGCAGCACAACAGATTACCCCTGAACGCCTCATACAAATAATGAAGGATTTGCGCATTCGCGAGGCTTCGGTATCTGAGGAAGACTATGTGAGTAAGTTAAGTAATTTGCGTTCGCGCATTGATATACTGGACAATAAATTATTGGATTTACTGAAAAGACGTATGGAGGTAGCCGATGAGATTGGAATGCTGAAAAAAGCGAACAATGTAGCGATTTTACAAAACCAACGTTGGCACGAAATTCTTGGCAAAATGATATCAGAAGGCGAACAACGCAACCTAAGTGAGGATTTAGTGATTCAGGTATTTAAGGCAATTCACCAGGAGTCTATCAATAGACAGGAGAGAGTGGTTAAGAGTTAAAAAAGAAAAACGAAAAAATATAGAATGATATTTGCTTTTAAATAGAAAAGTCGTACATTTGTTGCGAAAAACTAATTGTATAAAATGACTATGGAAAAAACTGTCAAACGTTTTTTAGACGTAATACTTGAACAAGCAACTCCTCTTATTGCAAGTCTCAACAAAGGCGTTTCGGATACCCAAATAGCGGTATTTGAGGCGGAAATGGGTATTACTTTGCCTTCTGAGGTGAGAAAGCTATACCAGACTTTCAACGGGCAAAAAGAAGGCGAAAACGATATATTCTTCTTAAATGGGTTGCGTTTTATTCCCTTAGAAGAAATCAAACGCACCCAAGAACACTGGCTTGAGCAATTGGAGAGTGTGCCTAATTGGCAGTCACTCCGCTTTGATGAAGAAGAGGCAATTGATATGTGCTGGGACAAGGTAGTGAAAAACCAATTTTATAATCCTAAATGGATTCCGTTCCTCTCCAATGGGGCGCGCTTTATGTTCATAGACCTCGATCCCGATGAAGAAGGCGTGATAGGTCAGATAGGAGAAATAGATTTGGTGTTGGACTCTATAGAAGCCTCTTTTATGGATTTGTACCACGACTCTATGGAAGATTGGCTCGAATTCCTTACTGATGATATCGAAAAGGGAATCGTGTACTACGACAACGAGATGCACTCGCTCATTGAAGCCGTTTCTTATGATGAAGAAAACGATTTGCCTAATATCTTTGCCCCTACCCCCGATTATATATCGGAAGGAGGCTCTAACGTCTATAACTATTCCGAAAAAGATAGAAGCGATTTTGTATTGCCCGACCGTACTTGTGTGTATATGGACGAAATTTGCGACCATTTCGAAAAATATATCGGCAAAATAGACAGCGTTTTCCACGAAATCCTCTCAGAATACGTGCATATAGATGTACATTGGATCAAACCTACCCCCGAAACCCCTTACCACGTGCTTTTTACTACCGGTATGAGCGACTACCCGATGTATTTGCCCGAAGGCTTAGATGACCCGAACGATTATAGCCACGCCGAGTTAATGGTCTATCTCCCCGTCGATTGGCCTATCAGCGATGAGGCTTTTAAAGACGACGATAACTATTGGCCTATCTACTTTCTTAAAATGATATCACGTTTTCCTCATCAGTACAAAACGTGGATGGCAGAAGGGCACACTATCCCCAATGGTCCCGATGCCGAGCCTATTGCTAATACCGATTTCGGTTGTATACTGCTAATGCCCCCTTACTTATCGGCTCCACAGGACTTCTTAAAGTTACACACCAAAGACGGTACAATTATCAATTTCTATTGTATTTTGCCTATTTATCCAGAAGAAATGGATTTAAAATTAGAAGAAGGTGTTGACGAGCTTCTCAGTCTTTTTGATGAATACCAAATCTCCGAAGTTATAGATATTCACCGCAAGAACGTAGCTTTATAAAACAAGTATAAAAAAACAGATGAAACATAAAGGTCTCATCTGTTTTTCTTTAATATCTCTGCTAGTATCTTCTTAGCTCTTAGCAGGGTAATCTTCACACTGCTCATCGTTGATTGCATTTCTTCGGCAATCTCTTTATAGCTTTTTTCGTGCAGATAGCGCAGTTGTATTGCCGTTCGGTAAGGCTCTTTCATTTGTTTTATACTCTTTAGCAAATAATCAAACTGCTGTTCCATAATGAGGCTATCCTCTATGATAGGAGTCTCATCTATGAGCGTTTTAGATTGTTTTTCCTCTCGGTCTAAGTGCAATAGCGACTCATTTTGCTTTCTCAGGTTATCTATGTGAATATTTTTGGAAATAGTGAAGAGCCAAGTGCGGAATGAGTATTGTTCATCGTAAGTATGGAGCTTGTCGAAAGCCTTAGCAAATGTTTGTATGCTAATATCCTCTGCCTCTACCTCATTATTTACACGCTTGAGCTGAAAGTTGTACACATCAGTCCAAAACTCGTCTAGCAACCAGCTAAAAGCTCGTTGTTTACCTGCTTTTGCAGCGACTATATTTTCAGCAAGTGCCTCTGCCATTATTTGTTGTTTCTACACTCTTGTTCATCGGGCAAACGACCGCAGAAACTGCAAGGCTCTCCTTCAGGATTTAGATGTGGATTTTGGCTCGCACAAGTACCGGCAAACTTACCGTCTTTCTTGCCCCAAATCTTAATTGCCATACCTACTACACACAATAGCAATATGCCAATGGTTAATAATATCAATTTCATTATCTTTACATTTTATTAATTATCTCTTATCTGAGAGAAAAAAGGCTCTCTACGGCGGGAACTCTCTCACAAGTAAAACCTTCCGCAAAATCTGTACCAATTAGCCTGCCCCAGTCGCGTGCTCTGTAAGTAACGCTGTCTAAAAAATTCCTGTCCGAAATAGGAGTGGTAGGTTCATTACTATTGCTGTCGTAAAACTGAGAGCTGTACGCCAATACGGCATTCACTTTGGCTTCCATAAATCCTGTGATATCTACCACAAAATCAGGGACTGTATTCTTCCACTGAATGTAGTGATACACTACTTTAGGACGCCAAGCCATTTGTGCTACACCATCGAGAGTACTTTCAATACGTCGTAAACCGCTGAGAAAACAAGCGTCACTCACTAGTTTGCTACCTTTGCCGTGGTCGATATGGCGGTCGTCTATAGCATTGCAAAGCACTATTTCGGGCTGATATTGACGTATTTTCTTGATAATCTCCATTTGGTGAGCTTCATCATTTACAAAAAAGCCATCACGGAATTTTAAATTCTCGCGTACTATTGCTCCTAATAGCTCTTTGGCTTTAGTTGCCTCTTGATGGCGTATTTCGGCACTGCCACGCGTACCTAATTCGCCTTGTGTTAAGTCGATAATGCCTACCGTCCTGCCTAAGCTAATCTCTTTGGCAATGGTGCCTGCAGCCCCTAATTCTACATCATCGGGGTGCGCCCCAAAAGCTAATATATCTAATTTCATCTTGTTATTTGTTAATTGTCTCTTTTATTTCTGTTGCAATTTTGTTTAACATCTCATACCTATAGCGGTAGAGCGACCTCTTGCTCGATTTGATTTCTTCCATTGGTTTGCAGTGCATTTCAATAGGGAGCTTGAACCACCCATCTTTATCGGGAATGCCATCGGCTTCTTTCCACAGCGTGTCATAACTAAAAGAGAGTTTGTGCAACCATTCTATATGGATAAAGTGTTTTTTGTTATGTGCCTGAATTTTACTGCCTACCCCATACAAAGCAGTGCAGCCTAATTGCCTGCTAAGTTCCTGAATGATAAATATCATCAGGGCTTTAGGACGAAGAGCATACATTTGTTTTTGTAATTCCTTGATAGCATTCTCGGTTTCGGCACTTTTATTACCTTGCACACAGCCTATACGACATACCCATCCCTCATTTTCTTTGTCAATCACAAAAGAAGCTTCACAGATAGCCTCCTGATAACTATCACAATGCAACGAGACCACTAATTCTCCCTCTTTGCGGAAACGTTCATTGTATCCGAGGTATATTTGTCCCTTTTCGCCGTTGTATTTCATTGTGAACTCAGCCAATTTGATAGGCTTTTCTTCTTGGATAACACGCGTCAAAAAAGGCTGTTGCTTGATAAAAGCATAACAACTCAGCAAGGCTTTAGTTCGTTCTTTCTTGCCCCATTTGGTAGACATATACACCCTAAAAGGCTTAAAATAAATACGAGGACGGTGTGAAAGCACCCATTTATACTCTTCTGATTGTATCAAGCTGAACCATTTTTTAGCAAATGGGATATTTAACAAGGTGTGGAAGAGTATCTTGTTCTTTTGTTTTTTGATGTATTTAGGATTTTCGTTGGCAAAACTATGTTCTGTCAAAGCTAAAGCATCGTGTAGTAGTTTTCTTGTCGTCATTAATTCTCGATTGTTAATTGTTTATAGAGGCTCGTTTTCCAGCCTTTTTTATCAATATATTGCAACAACTGCTCGAAGCGTGCTATCATCTGCTCACCACTGTTACGCATTACATAAGCAGGAAAATTAAATTCTTTTTGGTGTAAATTTGTAAATTCCCAAGGATGGAAGTACAAAGTAGCATAGCCTGTAGAAGCTACACATCTATTCAGCAAAAACTTATAAATCCACAAAGGAAAATTATGAAATGATAACCAAAATAGAGGAATTCTAAACCAACTTACCGCTGTAGGGATTTGCCATAAGCCATTTTCTTTGAAAAAACGCTTTGGTACGTGTAATTTGTTGTATCTTCCTGGTAAAAAAGTAGGATTTACCGATGAATTGTATTGATAACCGGCTTTTTTTACCTCCTCAGCACTTACTTCAAGCATTCTCGGCATACGCAATCCCTCAATAGTTACCCCAAATTGTTGTTCTAAAGCTTCTTTAGAACTTTTGAGGTGTGCATTTTCAAATTCGGAATGATAATAAGTGTGTGAGGCTAATTCGTGCCCTTCGCTGAGAAGTCGCTCTATAAGGTCGGGGACTTGCTGGGCAAAGACTACTGTTGAAAAGAAAGTAGCCTTGGCGTTGTGTTTTTTGAGCAGATCTAATATAGCGGTAAGCCCCTCACGTGAAATGGCTATTTGTCGCTCGAAAGCAATGTCGTAGCCGTATTCCTTGGGCATATCAAACTCTTCTATGTCGAAACTTAAATAAATCATTTTTATAGTTATTAGTTTCCTCTGTAAGTAGAATAACCATATGGAGATAATGTAATCGGGATGTGATAATGTTGATTATCTTTTATCTCAAAAACTACTTCTATAAAGGGATAAAATGTTTTTTGTTTCAACTTTTCAAAATAAGGAGTAATATAAAAAGTGAGTTTATAAACCCCATTATTATTTTTATTAGATTCTTCTTTCAAAAAATCTTTAATTCTCCCATTGTTATCTGTGTATTTCTCATCTATCAATACCCAGTTTTGATTTTTATCTTGCTTAGATAGAGCTATCTTTACATTTGGAGCAGGTTTGCCTTGTGAAATATCTAAAATATGACTTGATAATTGATATTTCTCTTGTGCTTGGATAAATGTGTTAAAAAGTATTAGCAATATTAGAATTGGATTTCTCATTTTTATATGTTTTTATTTACAATTTTTCTTCTTGAATAATATAACAAGGTCGGTCTTTAGTTTGTTTAAAGATTTTTCCTATGTAAATACCTATGATACCTAAAATGATGAGTTGTAACCCGCCAAAGAAAACAATCGTCATAATCAGTGAAGCCCAGCCCGATATTTCAGTACCACTTGCAAAGGCGTATATCACGTAAGGAATGTACAATAGTGATAGGGCAGAAAATACAAAGCCTAAAAATACAGCGAAATATAAGGGTTTGATGCTGAAAGCAGTAACACCTGTAATTGCTAATTGTAGCATCTTCTTAACCGTGTATTTACTTTCACCTGCAAAACGAGAAGCTGCAGTGTAAGGGATATAAGTTTGGCGAAATCCTACCCAAGGTACGATGCCTCGCAAGAAAGGTTCATTTTCTCTCATCGAGCGAATGACCTCTACCACTGATTGGTCTAAGAGTCTAAAATCAGCTGAACCTTCTTTGATTTCTATATCCGAAAGCAGATTGAGAAGTTTGTAAAACTGTTGAGAGCTTTTTTGTTTCTCTTTAGGGGTATCCGCGGGATAGGTACGCAAAGTTGCGACTACTTGATAGCCTTCTTCCCATTTGGCAATGAGTTCGGGTAAAAGGGCAGGAGGGTGTTGCAAATCGCAATCCATAGAGATAACAGCATCAGCAAACGAGTGGTCTAATCCTGCTTTTACTGCTAATTGATGACCAAAGTTACGCGAAAACGATAGATATTTCACGCGCACATCACTTTCAACTAAAGATTTGAGCACCTCAAGAGAATTATCGCTGCTGCCGTCGTTCACAAAAAGCAAAGTATAGCTATAATCAGAGAGTTTTTCAGTAAAGACACTCTTTATAGCCTCATATAACGGACGTATATTTTCACTTTCGTTATAACACGGTACTATTATTTCTATTGTTTTCATCTTTTTTATCTCTTACCTGAATAAATAACATTTCATACACTATTGCAAGCCAAACCAAGGTTACAGGTACAGCTCTTAGTGAATATCGGATAATGTAAGGTTCTTTCAGTGGTTTGAATAAATCAGTAGGGGAGAGTGAGCCTAACATAGCCAATACCAATAAGGTTATTTTGAGTTTAGGATGGAGCTCACTTACCATAAACCATATCCCAATTCCCACATAAGCTATTACATAAGTGCTATTTTCAGTGCCTGTACTAAACAAACATAGGAAAATACTCACTGAAGCTAATAATAGCAATCTAAAATTGAGATTTTTGTACTGCTGAATGCGCAAATAAGGCAGAGCAAACAGCCCTAATCCAATGAGAATGACTATACTGTTGTTGTTATAAATCCCTGTGCGTTGCAAAAAGCCTAAAAGTGATAGGTTTTGCAGGTTGTAAGTGGTGGTATTTAGGTTGGATACATTCTTTTCAGCCAAAGAAGCATACCAATCAAAATACTGAGAAACTACATAATCGGGTGAAGAGTAGAGCATTGGCAAACAAAATAAAGCGATGAGCCAAAATAATCCTGACCAAATAAATCGCCATTTGTCCTTAGCAAAGAAGAAAAATGCTAAGCCTACAATGCCGTAGATTTTGGTGAGTGTGCCTATTACAATGAGCAAGGTTGCCCAATGACTCTGCCTGCGTTCTATAAACACAAAAGCACCTACTAATAGTGCTATCACGCTGATATTAAACTGTTGCATAGCTGCCGCAGTATACAAATCGTGTGCAGCAATAAGCAGTATGGCAATGATCGCTTTTTTAGAGAGAGGCAATTGCCTAATTGCCCAATACAAGAAAGCTGTATTTGCTATTATCCACAAAGTACAACCTATCCACTTGGGTAACAAGGCAAAAGGAGCTATAACTGCACTGAAAAAGATACCGTAATGATTTGTATCGAAATACTCATCGGGGTAAGGAAGGTAGAGGGGCAATTGCTTGAGAGTATGCCAAAACACCCCATCAAAAATTAGGTAGTTGTTGAACTTGCATGCTATCCACACGTTCTGCACCACAGTTGCCAGCGCAAGAGCAAACCATAGTATTGTTATAAAGCGGTAATTTTCAAATAGTTTTTTTAGCATTGTTATCAGTGTTATTTTTCAATCCATTGTATTACTTCATCACTGGATGGTAAAGTTTTAGGGTCGATTACCTTTTCTAACTTGCCATCTCTGCCAATGAGGTATTTTTGAAAATTCCATTTTACTTTAGAATCTTCTACTCCGTTCTTTGATTTTTGTGTAAGAAACTGATATAGAGGGTGCATATTCTTTCCTTTTACCGATATTTTGCTCATCATCGGGAATGTTACTCCATAGTTGATACTGCAAAATGAAGCAATTTGTTCATTACTACCAGGTTCTTGCCCTAAGAAATTATTAGCGGGGAATCCTATAATGACAAAATCTTTGTCTTTATACTGCTTATAGAGGGCTTCAAGCTCTTTGTATTGGGGAGTGAGACCGCATTTTGACGCAGTATTAACAATCATTACTTTCTTGCCTTTGAGGTCGGCAAGGACAAAGGGTTTGCCATTGATATCTTCTACAGTAAACTGATAAATAGTTTGATTATCAGCGTTGTTTTGAGCTTGTAGATTTTCCATAGTGAGGGTGAATAAAGTGATAATAAAAATGAAGTATTTCATAGAAAAATTAAAATTTGTGGCAAAGTTACGTAAAAGGTTTGATTTATTAAAGAAAAACTTTATTTTTGCCAAAAAATTAATGACTATGTTTTCAGAAAAAGCCTTTAAAATATTTGAAGAAAGTATCGCGCAATACCACATTGCGGACGATGTATATCAGCCTTTTGTAAACCCTTATCCATCAACTGACTTGCTCAATCACTTGCTTTATCGCAAGAATTGGATTGACACCGTGCAATGGCATTATGAGGATATTATTCGCGACCCGAACATCGACCCAGTGGTAGCCCTCGACCTCAAACGCAAAATCGATGCTTCTAACCAGGATCGTACCGATATGGTAGAGTATATAGATAGCTACTTTTTAGACTTGTATAAGGAGGTGAAACCACTTCCTGAGGCTACTATCAACACCGAGAGTCCTGCGTGGGCAGTGGATAGGCTTTCAATTTTAGCACTGAAAATCTATCATATGCAGGAAGAAGTAAACCGCCCCGATGCCACTCCTGAGCATCGTGCTAAATGCCAAGAAAAACTCAATGTACTGCTCGAACAGAAAAAAGATCTTTCAACGGCTCTCAACCAACTTTTAGACGATATCGCTGCCGGTCGCAAGTATATGAAAGTCTATAAACAAATGAAGATGTACAATGATGAGGAGTTGAACCCCGTTTTGAGAAAAAAATAACTCTGAATTTTAAATAAAAAAACTGCCTCAAACAAATTGAGGCAGTTTTTTTATTTGCTAATTTTCAAATTTGCTAATTATCGAATACTTGCTTTGAGGTATTCACGGTTGAGGCGTGCAATATTTTCAAGTGAAATACCTTTAGGGCATTCTACTTCGCAAGCTCCTGTATTGGTACAGTTACCAAAACCTTCGTGCTCCATTTGGTTTACCATATTGAGTACACGCTCAGTAGCCTCTACACGACCTTGAGGAAGGAGGGCAAATTGCGATACTTTGGCAGCCACAAACAGCATAGCCGAAGAGTTTTTACAAGTAGCCACACAAGCCCCACAACCTATACAAGCCGCAGCATCCATAGAGCGGTCGGCATCGCGTTTAGGGATAGGAATAGCGTTGGCATCTTGGGTATTACCAGAAGTGTTCACAGAGATATATCCCCCTGCTTGTTGAATGCGTTCAAAAGCAGTTCTATCTACCATCAAGTCTTTGATAACAGGGAAAGCAGTAGCGCGCCAAGGTTCAATAGTGATGGTATCACCATCTTTGAACATACGCATATGCAACTGACAAGTAGTTACCCCACGGTCGGGTCCGTGAGCTTCCCCATTGATGAAGAGAGAGCACATACCGCAAATACCTTCACGGCAATCGTGGTCGAATGCTACAGGTTCTTCTCCTTTTTCAATGAGTTGTTCGTTGAGTACATCCAACATTTCCAAAAAAGACATATGGTCTGAAATGTTGGTTACTTTATAATCTACCATACGACCTTTCTCTTGCGAGTTTTTTTGTCGCCACACTTTGAGTGTTAGGTTCATCGTTGCCATATCTTTCTATTTATAACTACGTTGTTTAAGTTCAATATCTTTAAATACAAGAGGTTCTTTATGCATTACCTCTTCACTAGGGTTGTAGGTATTCACTACTTCTTTAGGATTACCAGTGTATTGCCAAGCGGCTACATAAGCATAGTTTTTGTCGTCGCGGAGAGCTTCACCATCAGGAGTTTGATATTCTTCGCGGAAGTGACCACCACAAGACTCATTACGTTCTAAAGCGTCTTTAGCAAATAACTCACCAAGTTCAAGGAAGTCGGCTACACGACCTGCTTTTTCAAGCTCTACGTTCATACCAGTGAGTTCACCAGGTACTTTTACGTTTTTCCAGAAATCTTCGCGTATTTCGCGTATTTCTTTGATAGCTTCTTTCAAGCCTTCAGCATTACGCGCCATACCTACTTTATCCCACATCACTTTACCAAGTTTTTTGTGGAAGTAATCTACAGAGTGGGTACCCTTATTGTTGATGAAGTAAGCCAAACGTTCTTTTACGATGCGTTCTGCTTCGTCAAACTCAGGGGTATCAGTAGGGATTTTACCGGTACGGATATCAGCGGATAAGTAATCGCCAATAGTGTAAGGTAATACAAAGTAACCATCAGCTAAACCTTGCATCAAGGCAGAAGCTCCTAAGCGGTTTGCCCCGTGGTCGGAGAAGTTTGCCTCACCGATAGCATAACAACCAGGTATAGTGGTCATCAAGTTGTAATCTACCCAAATACCACCCATAGTGTAGTGAGTAGCAGGATAAATCATCATTGGAGTTTTATAAGGGTTTTCGGCTACAATCTTTTCGTACATTTGAAAAAGGTTACCGTATTTAGCTTCTACGATTTTTTCACCACGCTTGGTAACTTCTTCTTTAGTAGGTTCTACGCCGTGAATTTTACATTGTTCTTTACCGTAACGTTCGATAGCAGAAGAGAAATCCAAATAAACAGCTTCACCTGTTTCGTTTACTCCATAGCCTGCATCGCAACGTTCTTTAGCAGCACGTGAAGCTACGTCACGAGGCACGAGGTTACCGAAAGCAGGATAACGGCGTTCCAAGTAGTAATCGCGGTCTTCTTCAGGGATTTCAGTAGGTTTTTTGCGTTTTTCGCGTATCGCTACAGCATCTTCCATTTTCTTAGGCACCCAAATACGTCCGTCGTTACGCAAAGATTCAGACATCAAAGTCAATTTAGACTGATAGTCACCTGAACGAGGGATACAAGTAGGGTGGATTTGAGTGAAGCAAGGGTTAGCAAAGTAAGCACCTTTTTTGTGGATTTTCCAAGCTGCGGTAGCGTTAGAGCCCATCGCATTGGTTGAAAGGAAGTATACGTTACCATAACCACCAGAAGCGATAACCACCGCGTGAGCAGAGTGGCGTTCAATTTCACCAGTAACAAGGTTACGAGCGATGATACCACGAGCTTTGCCGTCTACTATTACCACATCGAGCATTTCGTGGCGGTTGTACATATCTATTTTACCACGAGCAATTTGGCGGTTCATTGCGGCATAGCAACCGAGCAAAAGCTGTTGTCCTGTTTGACCTTTGGCATAGAAAGTACGAGAAACCAATACCCCACCGAAAGAGCGGTTATCAAGTAGCCCACCATAATCACGAGCGAAAGGTACGCCTTGCGCCACACATTGGTCGATGATATTGCCAGATACCTCAGCAAGGCGATATACGTTAGCCTCACGAGCGCGGTAGTCGCCCCCTTTTACAGTATCGTAGAACAAGCGATAGTTAGAGTCGCCATCGCCCATATAGTTTTTAGCGGCATTGATACCCCCCTGAGCAGCGATAGAGTGCGCGCGGCGAGGAGAATCTTGGTAAGCGAATGCTTTTACGTTGTAGCCTAATTCAGCGAGGGTAGCTGCAGCCGAACCTCCTGCCAAGCCAGTACCTACCACAATCACATCGATATTACGCTTGTTAGCAGGGTTTACGAGGTTGATATGGTCTTTATATTTCGTCCATTTGTCCGCTATAGGACCTTCAGGAATTTTAGAATCTAATGTACTCATAAAATTAAGCATTTAAGTGATTAAAATAATGGAAGAGGGCGATGAAGATAAAGCCTCCACAGATAATGTAAGAATACCAATTGCCAACGCAGCTGATAAACTTTTTGCGCTCATCGTCTTTCCAGCCCATAGATTGGAAAGATGATTGAAAACCGTGTAGCAAGTGCAAAGCCAAAGCGATAAAGGCTAACACATAAATACCTACACGCACAGGGTTGTGGAATTTCTCTACTAATTCTCCGTAGTAGCGGTCGGGGTTTGGAGGTAATTGCTCGATGTACTTGTAGTTCATTTCGCCTACCCAAAAATCATAGAGGTGCAACCCTAAGAAGAGAAGAATCACCACTCCTGTGATAATCATATTACGAGACATCCAAGTGGAGTTAGCCCCCCCATTATAGCTGTAATATGCCTCACTACCACGAGCTTTTTTGTTTTGGATTTCCAAGACAAATCCCATAATGAAGTGGAACAACACCCCAGCGAGCAATACAGGTTGCAAAGCAAACTGAATAAGAGGATTGGTGCCCATAAAATGAGATAGCTCGTTGAAAGTACTCTCGCTAATCACAGAGGTGAAGTTTACCGCAAAGTGAATGATTAGAAAGAGAATGAGAAAGAGTGCCGAAAGAGCCATCGTCACCTTTCTTGCAACAGATGTTTTAAATAATCCTGCCATTCTTTTATAGTTTTATATATGTATATATTACGTTAAACAATTTCGCTACAAAAGTACGGCATTTTTATCAGTTGTACAATAAAAAATGTACAAAAACCTTAATTTATATTCGGTTTAAAGAAGGAAATAAGAGTTAGTAGCTGAAATTGATTTATTAAGAGGAGATTAACATTCTGTATCGCTTTTTTTATTCTTTATAATTTCGTTCTTCTCAATCTTAAAGCATTACTTATAACACTTACAGAGCTAAAGCTCATTGCTAAGGCACCCAACATAGGAGAAAGCAAGATACCAAAAATAGGGTATAGCACTCCTGCAGCAACGGGGATACCTACAACGTTGTATACCAAAGCAAAAAATAGGTTTTCGTGTATGTTTTTCATTACTGCTTTGCTGAGTTTTTTAGCTTTTACAATACCATTTAAATCGCCTTTTACTAAGGTGATTTCAGCACTTTCTATAGCGATATCAGTACCGGTGCCCATTGCGATGCCTACGTTAGCTTGTGCCAAAGCAGGAGCATCGTTGATACCATCGCCTGCCATTGCTACGATTTTTCCTTCAGCTTGCAAACGCGCTACTTCAGCTTGTTTGTTTTGAGGGAGCATACCAGCTTTGTAGTTGCTGATGCCTATTTCTTTGGCAATAGCTGCAGCTGTAAGCGAATTATCGCCTGTAAGCATTACAATTTCTACTCCCAAGTCCTGCAACTCTTGTAAGGCTTGAACAGTAGAGGTTTTTACTCTATCGGTGATGGTTACTACCCCAATGATTTCTTTTTCTATGGCGAGAAGTGAAACGGTTTTTCCTGCTGCTTGCGCTGTTTTTACCACAGTTTGTATTTCTTCGGATAAAGGAGCACCGATTTCTTCCATCAATCGTTCATTGCCAAAGAAAAAATTTTTTCCTTCGTAAGAGGCTTTTACCCCTCTGCCCGCCAAGGCTTCAAAGTTAGTAAAGGATAGGGGAGTAGCACCTTGTGCTTGAGTGTATGCATTGGTAGCTTTTGCTAAAGGGTGTTCACTGTGCTGAT is from Capnocytophaga ochracea DSM 7271 and encodes:
- the bshB1 gene encoding bacillithiol biosynthesis deacetylase BshB1, with amino-acid sequence MKLDILAFGAHPDDVELGAAGTIAKEISLGRTVGIIDLTQGELGTRGSAEIRHQEATKAKELLGAIVRENLKFRDGFFVNDEAHQMEIIKKIRQYQPEIVLCNAIDDRHIDHGKGSKLVSDACFLSGLRRIESTLDGVAQMAWRPKVVYHYIQWKNTVPDFVVDITGFMEAKVNAVLAYSSQFYDSNSNEPTTPISDRNFLDSVTYRARDWGRLIGTDFAEGFTCERVPAVESLFSLR
- a CDS encoding glycosyltransferase family 2 protein; the encoded protein is MKTIEIIVPCYNESENIRPLYEAIKSVFTEKLSDYSYTLLFVNDGSSDNSLEVLKSLVESDVRVKYLSFSRNFGHQLAVKAGLDHSFADAVISMDCDLQHPPALLPELIAKWEEGYQVVATLRTYPADTPKEKQKSSQQFYKLLNLLSDIEIKEGSADFRLLDQSVVEVIRSMRENEPFLRGIVPWVGFRQTYIPYTAASRFAGESKYTVKKMLQLAITGVTAFSIKPLYFAVFLGFVFSALSLLYIPYVIYAFASGTEISGWASLIMTIVFFGGLQLIILGIIGIYIGKIFKQTKDRPCYIIQEEKL
- the uraH gene encoding hydroxyisourate hydrolase, whose amino-acid sequence is MRNPILILLILFNTFIQAQEKYQLSSHILDISQGKPAPNVKIALSKQDKNQNWVLIDEKYTDNNGRIKDFLKEESNKNNNGVYKLTFYITPYFEKLKQKTFYPFIEVVFEIKDNQHYHIPITLSPYGYSTYRGN
- a CDS encoding VirK/YbjX family protein; translated protein: MTTRKLLHDALALTEHSFANENPKYIKKQKNKILFHTLLNIPFAKKWFSLIQSEEYKWVLSHRPRIYFKPFRVYMSTKWGKKERTKALLSCYAFIKQQPFLTRVIQEEKPIKLAEFTMKYNGEKGQIYLGYNERFRKEGELVVSLHCDSYQEAICEASFVIDKENEGWVCRIGCVQGNKSAETENAIKELQKQMYALRPKALMIFIIQELSRQLGCTALYGVGSKIQAHNKKHFIHIEWLHKLSFSYDTLWKEADGIPDKDGWFKLPIEMHCKPMEEIKSSKRSLYRYRYEMLNKIATEIKETINK
- a CDS encoding polysaccharide deacetylase family protein: MIYLSFDIEEFDMPKEYGYDIAFERQIAISREGLTAILDLLKKHNAKATFFSTVVFAQQVPDLIERLLSEGHELASHTYYHSEFENAHLKSSKEALEQQFGVTIEGLRMPRMLEVSAEEVKKAGYQYNSSVNPTFLPGRYNKLHVPKRFFKENGLWQIPTAVSWFRIPLFWLSFHNFPLWIYKFLLNRCVASTGYATLYFHPWEFTNLHQKEFNFPAYVMRNSGEQMIARFEQLLQYIDKKGWKTSLYKQLTIEN
- a CDS encoding RNA polymerase sigma factor, giving the protein MAEALAENIVAAKAGKQRAFSWLLDEFWTDVYNFQLKRVNNEVEAEDISIQTFAKAFDKLHTYDEQYSFRTWLFTISKNIHIDNLRKQNESLLHLDREEKQSKTLIDETPIIEDSLIMEQQFDYLLKSIKQMKEPYRTAIQLRYLHEKSYKEIAEEMQSTMSSVKITLLRAKKILAEILKKNR
- a CDS encoding suppressor of fused domain protein — encoded protein: MEKTVKRFLDVILEQATPLIASLNKGVSDTQIAVFEAEMGITLPSEVRKLYQTFNGQKEGENDIFFLNGLRFIPLEEIKRTQEHWLEQLESVPNWQSLRFDEEEAIDMCWDKVVKNQFYNPKWIPFLSNGARFMFIDLDPDEEGVIGQIGEIDLVLDSIEASFMDLYHDSMEDWLEFLTDDIEKGIVYYDNEMHSLIEAVSYDEENDLPNIFAPTPDYISEGGSNVYNYSEKDRSDFVLPDRTCVYMDEICDHFEKYIGKIDSVFHEILSEYVHIDVHWIKPTPETPYHVLFTTGMSDYPMYLPEGLDDPNDYSHAELMVYLPVDWPISDEAFKDDDNYWPIYFLKMISRFPHQYKTWMAEGHTIPNGPDAEPIANTDFGCILLMPPYLSAPQDFLKLHTKDGTIINFYCILPIYPEEMDLKLEEGVDELLSLFDEYQISEVIDIHRKNVAL